One Carya illinoinensis cultivar Pawnee chromosome 5, C.illinoinensisPawnee_v1, whole genome shotgun sequence genomic window, tttttaatattcaatcaatcacatcattTGAGTCCACAAAAGAGCGCACAAAAATTACTACGCATAGAATTTTTGAtttagaaaagaataaaagtgATCAGCATTGAATTAATGCCGCCGCCCCTACTTGTCTTTCCAATACTCTTCTTCGTAAAGCCAGTTCTAGCTTGTTCGTGATCTGCATTAGCATTGAGGTACGTAACTCGAACAAGGAGCAGTGGATGCAGCCTTATGATATTTACGCTTCACAACATAGCTCTGTCAAAAGAATAACCCTGGAGGGCCAGGACCACCATTATCTGCTTGCTATTGGCCGATTGTTCACCCATGCATTCAAGGAAAGGAGGTAACTTGTACGTTACGTTGTTGGACACTGCATTCCGCAAGATACAAGGCTTAAAATAAGTACTAAAGAATCATTAGGGTGTTTTCTTTCGGGGTTATTCTATATGCATGTATTGTTGGGAAAAACCAACACTGCAATCTTATAGGCACTCAGTCCCCTTGCTGGTGATCGTACATATGGTAAATAACGAGAGATATTAGATGAATATCAGTactttatgtttatattttgaaaGAGTAGCAAGCATATGGCTGCACGGGTCTTAGAAGTAGGAAATTCCGAATACTTCAATATTGCATACAACTCATTCTTCTTTTTGTGAAAGGCATAGCAAAGACcctaaactaaataaaaaagagacagaaagataCACATAGTAGAACAAGGTATATGCTTTAATTGATGGAAATGGCTATTGGCCGAATACATATTTTCTGGGTCTAATTCAACTCCACATTTATCTCCTTTCTCTGTTGTCATGTTGTTCCAACGGGCAAAGATGCAACGAGATAACTAGGCTAGCTGAAATATTGTGAAAGCAACTGGAGGAAACTGATCAGCAAACTACAGGGTACGGGGTACAAATCAATGGCTGAGGCATGGCGAGTTTAGGGGTGGGGATGGTAGTGAACAGGAGAAGGTGCTGTGGCATTGAGATCAAGGCGAGGTGTTGGTGGTAGAGGTGGAGGAGGGCATTGATAACACTTTGTGAATAGCCCAAAAGTGTCAATCTGGCGTACGAAGTTCGTCACGCTCGCCCATCCACCGAACCCAAACCCAACCACTAGCACCCATACCACCACAAACACATTCATCGTGTAAGCCCCAACCCATCGGCCCATGTACTTTGGTGGCTGCTCCACTGCATTCTGCATCACAACCATTTATAACAAACTGTTACACTGCattctattaatttataaacacatacccaaaaaaaaagaatactttTCATCAAGCTTTCGAGCAGCTCTTCATGCTGTACCttctaaaatttgattattatttttggcTTAAGATATAACAGTAAACCAAATCCACATTTACTTTATACTAACGGCTAATACTGCAGTAAAAGGCAAATGCTACTACTGTAAGAAAGGGTGTGCACGTAGATATAATAAGAGACGAGATGCAGAGGTGGAGGTTTTTCGGATGCTTCCCTGACATGGGGAATCAGGTACGAACAGATATTCTGGATCGTAGTGGTCAGCACGAATCCCGTGCCTTTGTGCATTGTTTGTCCAGAATAATTATCTATTACTTTCTTTCGTGCATTTAGTAAACGCAACTTGGAGATAAGTAAAGAGCATTAAAATCCAAACAGTTTCGGTTTCGGAAAACGGCCCGGGACTGGTCTGCTAGACGGTGACCATACGCTACCGATCTGTGTTCCTTAATCTTTACCCTTTGCTTTCTTAAATGATAATAACAAACATTGAGTATTAACTATCAATTGAATTGTTTCACTGTTCAGTCAAACATCTGACGCTTAGCCGAACCTGAAAAAGTACTTCCTCAGATGTTTCAACTGGGTGGACAGAATGTTATGGTGCATATGCAGAGCAAGATTATAAGGTAGGGTACCTCTCGGGCAGCGGCTGATTTGAAGGTGAAAATGTGGGCCATAGCGGGGATGATGTAGACTGTGAAGCTAACGAGAAGTGATCCAACGGCGGAGTTGATGGGGCCAAAGAATGGGAAGATAATGGCCAGGAACCATATGGGGACGACAACAGGCAATCTGGCTGCTGCACGCTTGCATAGACTCTTGCACTCATGCATACCTATGGCCTTCTCCCATACAAAGTATAAGGGCGTGCATGCAAACCCAAATGTTATAAACTGCAAAAatcagattaaaaaaatatcattatagttcttctaaaaacttaaaaaataaaaacttgattAAAAGGAGGTGTAAATTAATCATGTAATACATATGAATATGCATATGAACATGAGGATGGAGGGCATGCCTGATGTATGAGCATTAAAATGACCGCCATATCTCTGAAGGGTGATCTTGGGAGCAGAGCAAAAGCGTTGGAGTGATTGAGGAGCCTGTCTCCAAATGCCCAATACACTGCTGATGCGGAGGGAAGCGTCAGTGTCAGGACATACAGTGTAGCAAACAAGTATATGGCCTTGAACTTCTGAGGCTTCCACATTGCATGCATGATTTCCCTGACCCACCAACATTTCTCAGTACACGCGAAAGGAGcacaaaagcaaaaacaaaatcaaagtatAATTTATAggtcataattttttattcagaCAGTATTGTTCAACCTTAGGCTATGTCGTAAAACAATATCCTCCAAATATGGGAAAGGTGTACCTGGGCTAAGATAATCCTACAGATTTATAGAACATTGTCATCTACTTGACAGATCTGCAAAGTCACATTGACGTAGGGACCATagagattttctttttgctgttatatataaatatgaacaaAAATTTTGGGAAACTTTAATATTAAGCTTATTATTTTGGAGCTGATCTGAGTTTCTCTTATTAACTTCGGAGTAATGTTAGGGATCGATAAATGAAGTCTAAATGACAAGTCAAGATTTTCgtaaaaacttgtaaatttaaAGATTGTATGTATCATTCTTGAAAGACCCTCTTCTCATGATAAAAGCCAAAGAGCGAAAAGGGTATTGGCTTTTTacctgaaaaagaaagagagagggggtCCCAAGAAGAAAGACTTTTTGTCTCCCACGCCAAAGAAGTgcaatttagaataaaaaatatttttgataattgaGAATATTCGGGAGGTAAATAAAGTTTTTTCAGATGGGTCACTAAATCCCGTGGTCAGATCATGTCCAACGAAATGTAGGTTTAGTCACTTTCAAAATGACGTAAAAGTTTCAAACCCTTAATGTTGCatagtttagtttattttatttcttcccCAATCTATGACTAGGTCAAAAGCAAATTGCAAATGAGGAGCAAGCTACATGAGCAGATTCCTAAAAAACGTGAAAGACACCATTTCTTTAATCAGGTTTTGTCTTACACAGTAACAGCATGTCCCCCGAATGTGTAGAGAATGTTGGTGGACCCTGTGAAGTACAGCACCAGCTTGGTTGGACCCGAATGCTTAACACCCTCAACCTATATACAAGTCACCACGCATAAACCATTAATTATTAGGAGTAAAACTAAAAGgccaacaaataacaatataaaCCAGAAGCCTAAGAACACGCTGATGGCTCCAAAAGTTTTGTGCTTTTGAAGAGTACTCATGTACCTGTCAAGTACTGTAACACGAGTTGAATAATTAATACATgttgtcattttttatttcttagttcTCTTTCACTAGGGAAGACTTCTTTAATCATGAAGTATGTATCATAGTGCAGCATTGTTATCTAACTTGTAAGAGAGTACATAAATTAATCAATTAGTCATAATGGCTTGAGTACTTTTAACTTCATGATTCATACAGTTCTATATACGAATTTGTTAACTGTTTGATCTTATGGAGTTGTTAAGATTGTCATTAAATTGGAAATGAAATGATTACCTGGCCATGGAGGAGGGAGGCAATGGTGAGGTACCAAGCAGTGTAGGTGGTCATTATGAGGCCTAAAAAGGACCAAATTCTGTAGTTGTGGAAGGAAGGGATAAAGACAGTCGTGGCACAGCAAGCTCCGAAGATGTAAGTCCAAGTCCTCTTGTCTAGATTATCATTTATGTAATAGATGTTGCTGAAACATTAAAAAGATTCGCAGTTAATTTGCAGAAATTGATGATCAGATTTGTGGCACttgtttattactttattaGGAAAACTTGAAGATATAAAATTGAGATATAGTTAAAAAGCTTTGGTCAGAAGTATACCTCGCACAGGCAATGAGTTGAATGACAGATCCAAACAGAAGGAAAGTGCAGTTAAATGCCAAGCCCACGTTCCTCCAGTGTTTTCCCAGGAGTCCATCAAGAACCTCAAACCACTACATGATTAAGAACGTGGAACCCATGTGAGAAGCCGATAAACATATTGCTAAATAAGAGGGAATAAATTGTCTTTTCTCTATCAAGTTGTTGAAGATCGAGTGAAACCTGGATGACATGGTTCCTGaaatcaactttttctctttcttttctggttCTGTATTCTACGTAGAGTACGCTAATGAGATATGCTGTCCAGCTACCCAACAATCCATAGAAGAGCTGAAAAAGTATGCCGGAGAGCATTCCCAGCTGGGAAAATGAGTATGGCAAGGTAAGTAGAACTTGAGCCACctgaaacaaagaaagaaacagaCCCCCGAAACCATTAGGGAGAACTACCAAGCCAAGAACAAGAACGCAGAAATGGGCCAGTCTTGGTAAGACGAAGGGAAAGCAAGATAATGAACCTGGTTTGAAGCACAGCTAAACCATGCATCATATACAGATCCACCGTGCCAAAAGAATTTAGATAGCTTGGTTTTCACATCCTTGGGCTTCCCTTCAGTCTCCATTTCAACATAGCTGCCTACTATCACAGTCTCCACCACCTTATCTGATGCCATATTCATCCcccttactctctctctctctctctctgtgactcTACTGCTGTTCTATCTTCTTTGTCTTCAATGGTGAGGAGTGTTCTGCAATGCAATGAAGGAGTACTGAGGTATGAGATATTAGAGGGGATGGAGAGAGGGTAATGCTATGGTGGTATATATATACCGACACACAAGACATGCGATGGGCTCCCAAGGGGCTGTGTTTGAAAGCTATTTAAGAGAAGAGAATCCACTTTTTGTTTCGTGGTggtagctttgaggaaatccgCTGGTCCTCGAGCCCTTTTCTGTAATTTAAGGAAAACAAAAGTTGATGCTCagcttataataattaaaaaagtttaattaattacgattaatttatgataagaataattaaataaatagggAGGGTGAGTACTAGCTGAGGCTGGGTTCTTCCGGTCGCACGAGCGGGTCTCCCCGTTTCCCGAGCTGATATACGTAGCATTACCACATTCATTCTTCTGCCAAAGCCATATATAATTACCCCGTAACGTACTTGTCTCATCTATGCATACATTTATTTCACTTACTCATGCTTCTAATATCACTCACTTTTATCCCATTTACatggaagatatatatatatacatatatgttgaTGGAAAGATAGTATATGTATGAGAGTGAACGAAGCTAGCTACGTACAAATTATCAAACAGTTTCTAAACAAATAATTATGTAGAAGCTAGAACGAGCTGGagattaacaaaataaaaataaaaagtggggGAGGAGCTAAGGAAGATGTGAATGAAATTATAACGAAGTAGACCACATGATTGCACCCAAACGGGCGTGTTGGCTTTACAAGAAAGAAGAAAGCTGCTTTTATCACATGGCCTGAGCTTTGTGGACTCGAGAATCCCCCCACCCCCCATCCAAAACCACATTCAcaactatattattaattttctcagataatttaatttattattcacATGGAGGAGTTACTGATCATCAACTCTGTTAAGAGACAAATtaacatgatgatgatcatgatgtcATGTGGACATTAATCCAAGAAGCTGCTTATAGCTAGATCAGTTGATGTTACACCCGTGCCCTTGGAAATGGCAGAGTTTTTGGAAGTCTAATTATAATACAACATGTCAGTTTTTTCATAGTTCAAAATACTAAGTGGTACTGCAAAACGttcgttaattaattaaattacgTGAAAGAGTAGATGCTAATTAAGAACAtgaacaattaaattcaaacatGGGGAAGGGGGGCACCGATGTCAATAAAAGTAGTTCTAGACAGCCAAACAGGTACACGTCTCTAATTCCATCttttattgatatttttgtCTCGCTAGCTGGGTCTTCTTTTTTGAATTTGAGCAATAAGTCGCCTAGCTATAGGAAGATTATATTGACCATATATTTCATGTCATGATGATAAACCATAATCATGACTTTGTCTTCTtgtaaattaagaaaacaactCTCTACCTATAACTGATAATCATATTATGAGAAAAGCATGAGTTCAGGTTCTAAAAGGCTTTTGTTTTGGTGCAGTGGAACATATTCATGGGTTTTGTTGGACGCGGCCTACGTCTCCTACTTGTATTGTCACGCTTTCTAGTCTCCGGGACCAGAAACATTCACTGTAGCTCGTGTCTCCTTGACCACATTTTCTGCTTGCAGCAGCCCCATTGCACCATGcatgtttaatttttaaataacattaGCTTTTTCCCGCCCTTGATCGACTATGGTGAGATCAGATAAACTTATAGCTActgatatacattttttttttttaaatttttttttactgctGTTACTCCTTGATGATCTTATTGTAGcataaaaaaagtttaatgaCTCTAATGTTGGTAGAAGTGTGTCAGCATCGAAGGGGGGGGGAAAAGTGGATTTGTCTCGGCAATATGGCTTTATAAGTTCGTGCTTCTTAAGGGCATTGAAGTTGTTAGTGGTCACCTTGTTCACCCTGAATGAAACAGTACCTTTATACTTGTCTtcctttttaagtttttgtgtTCCCTGTTCTTGAAGTTGTTCCGTCCAGGTTTTCTTTATAACAGATTtgcttttttgtttgaaattcaTGTTTTAAATCGTGaggaacacacacacacacacacgcatatATCGATATTCACTTGAGGAATATTTGACATATTGATCTGTTGAGGAAATTGGTTTACTTCCTGTGATTTTTCAGATGGAATCATCTTTTGTAATAGAATATAGCCAATAAAGAATTATTGGATGTAAAACCAAATCATAAAATTGGGACATAGGCTTACTTCCAAGTACTAAAAACCAAAGGTTACTATTCATACTTATTAAAAATACAGAGACAAGCTGCAACTAATGATCCAGCGTGGTAGAGGTTTCTTGCACGCCAGCCCCCCTTGCGGCAGGTGGAACATCTGTCATGGATCACGCTAACTCATCCCATGATGAACAATAATTCCccacaaaaattattatattttttgagttGGAGTGGGTATTCAAGAACTATGTTGACGTTAATAGCTTGTTATCTTCGGAGCAGAAAGAGCATCATACTGCTCATCACTTATCAGACTCAAATCCACTCTCAATGATTTGAATACCAAATGAATTCAGACATCTAATTTAATTGCTCATTATCTTGCTCTCACTCCTTTATTTTTAGGCTTTTAGCTAGCTAAATCTAGTGAAAGATCATCTGTTTAGAGTCGTTGATACAGATTAACTTGGCAATGATTAATGTTCCACACTGGTTCAAACTTTTGCTGTTCTTTGACTCGTATCATGCGGATCGAGCAGTTTAATTTCGTGCAACTTTTGTTTGGTGTTGATCAGGAAACAACTTTCTTTACGGTGGCATAATGGGAATGAAACCCAGTATTGACTTGAATTGCAAATACAAAACGTGGGTCCTTGGTCCTGCACAATGCGCGCATCAATCCATGGTTGTCAACTCCATTAATAAAGATTTGGGAGCCCATTTTTGGTGATGCAGTATAATTGACTTGGGAGCAATTTATCCACAAACATCATCATGCTGCTTTCGCCTTTATGGCCACCATGCTGAGAGCAATTTTCTGGTCCAAAGAAAACCATTAAAGCTGCATTTGGACGATGCAAAACACGAAAAAGGGCAGAAAGTACTGTATGGGAATGCTTTACAAAATTTCTGAAACAGAAACATGTTGATATGGCTAAAAATGATGGGCCATGGCTAGGActctaaaagaaattaaaaattcactCTCAACTGGCCCATTTATGAATTGGACCTGTGTACCTTGACACGCTACAGAAAATCCAAAACAAGATGGGCCCATTCATACACTAGGCTAAAGTTTGAAACTTTGATTCAAGCCTAAAGTAAAAACAATTTGTTGACACAATCATAAATTGACAGGAAAAGGATCATAACAATGATAGTTGTCTATTGAAATGTAGAAACAGTGAACATCCCAAGTTTAAATTCTGAGGAACATAATTATTACCTAAAAAATTGTtccttatgttttatttatatatatattttaaaaaaattattctattctcaaaTCAAATCGATTTATAAAACAGACTATTCGTATTACTTAAATCATAAGCAAACCATTCATATTGGTtgatttctaataaaatttttaaaattcttattttaattcaaattataacCTATAAACATTTTATTAGATGTGACCACACCTGTCTTATAAACATTTATTTCTTTCGCAAATACGAAAGAAGTTTCTCGGACGGCTAGGATCATCCATCAGGTAAATCTCCCGAAGTGGCAAAGTGTGATTCGAGAGCAGCCTGTGACCAATTTATAACGTTAAAATGGTCCCGCGAAACGTCGTATCTATTTGTTTTCCATTttgtctttttcatttttcgccCATATCTTAGCTTCATGCCCTTGTCGCAAGCACTTTGCGCAAGTTGGCCCGTCATCTCCTCGCGGTTTCCCGGTCACCGATCTCCGATCACTGTTAGTCCAAGTGAGTACAGGTACAAGCTGTAGATCTCTTGTATCTTAGCATAAGTAAAATGTTATGCTCTGTTTGGTTACCCAGAAAGTGTCGAAAATTTAATATTTGGCTGTGTCTGTCTGTTTTTTTGTCCCATCCCACTCTTAACTACAACCAATATAAAGACTCAATTTTGTATGCTTTCTAATGGGTTTTCTCACTAGCCAAACAGTGGGTGGGATGGAATTTTACTGGGTTTGACAGTAGCTAATTTTTAATCACTGGAACTGAGAATGATATTTATGCGTTTAGGTCTCACCCCTATGTaatcttaatttcatttttgttttcgtATATCTGCGAAAAAATCGCAAAGGTATCTTTTTcatcattgatgagtgtttggTTGTTATATGgaagatttttttaatggtaCTATTAATGGTTGGAGCTTTCGGAGTTGTGGGACACTTGCCGGAACATGATTGAACACGTTGTGCAAAACATAATTTACATATGGAAAATAACTAGCCTAAGCAATCCCTTTCAAATTTATATGGGGTTTGAATTGTAAAGACTCGCTATCGGAGTAAGTTTTGTGCGATGGTATAATAAGAAAAGCTTGTGTGATTTATAATCAGGAAAGCTGAGGTGGCAGAAGTTTACTAGCAGCAAGTAAATTTGATCTCATGTTTAAGAGGAAAGCAAGATAGTATTGATCCAAAGAGATTAGGGTAGTTTTAGAATGCAAATCTGACACCTCCTTTTTTGGGGAAAAATTATATCCATCAGATGGGGATTTGAGGAATTCTGTGGAAAATAGGTGATTACAAATTTGTCAATACTTTTGATTGATAAAATGacattaaaaaaatctttttgaTTGAGAAAATTGAGCTTCGCTAGATTCCCTTTTTTCCTGAAAGCCGAAAGGGCAGTGACTGAAGCAGATATTGATGTTAACTCTTTCGTCATCAGTTTAGGCTTATCAAGGTTAGATATTTGGTTTTGACATAAATCTTATTTTAGAAGAGCGTACAGGATTAAGCCAGAAATAGTATACCAATGCGTTCATCTTTTATTTATGCTTATGGTTATGCTTTTCTCAATGGACTTCTTTGAGAATTGCTTACCACAAGTTCTGCATGTGGAGAAGCTTTTGGTTTTCTTACATTCTTTTGAAGAGAAACTTGATTCGGAAAACCTACATGTAGTTTACGGCGTAGGCCCAACATTTTCGGGCTAGAATTCATTCTTTTGATATTTGTTCTTTGCTTCATCAATCTTTGTCGTCCATAGCCACTATCTTTACTTGTTCCTTGGTAGAAGGCAGGATGTCTGCTGGACTCGATGGAGTCACAGGTCGAGCCAAGGCAGAGTGGACGCCTTCTCGTGATGCCTATTTGGTTGAGCTTCTTATCGGGCAGCACAATTGTGGGAGGACTGCTTAcaatgaatttaaaaatgaagTAATTAGATCTGTGACACGTGACTTCAACAAGAAATTCGATTTGAATTTAGAAGAGAACCAGATTAAGAACCGTTACAATGTTATGAAGAAAGATTATGGTGTGGTAAAAACCTTGCTTGGTCACGATGGGTTTGGCTGGGATGAAACTCGACATATGGTTGTAGCTGATGATAAAGTTTGGGATAACTATATTGCGGTAAGAAGATTTTGATTTCCATTTTAATTATGCAACACATAAAATTTCTTTGAAGCGTGGATACATTGTTAGGTTTATAATTTCCAGGTACGAAGCGAAGCACGACCATTTCGACGAAAGAGCTTTCCTCTGTATAAACAAATGACAGTTATTTTTGAAGGTAAGTTCCCTTTTATTTCTCCCTACCATGTAAGTGTTCTAGCTATCGTTGACACATCTGGTGCAGGAGAGAGATCTAACGGCAAATACCAATTACCAAGTGGAGTACCTGTGGCAACTGAAGAGGGAAATAGCAACACAGAAACCGTGCGTTCTTCAGAGCCCAGTAACCTACCCACTCAAGTAGTTGATGGCACCCTTGATTCAGATTCAATCATTCACGTAAATGATATGCAACACAAGAAGCGCAAGTCTTTTGCTATGACAGCACTAGGTCGTAAGAAAAGAGCATGCTATGCCTATAAAGCTGGGGAGACGATTGAAAATGCCTTGTACGAGATTTTCTCGGCAGCCAAGTTCAAAGCTATGCAAAGGAATGCATCGAATGAAAACACATTGTATCAGAAGTGCCTGGAAGATTTGCAGCAATTGGAAGAGTTGGATGACACTGAGTTTACGAAGGCTGTTAATGTTCTTAGGGATGACAAAAATGCAATTGCATTCATGACAATAAAAGGGCCCCGGCGTTTAACCTGGTTGAGGTCTCTATGGCAAGCATAGTTGCCTCCTAAATGAAATAGctattctcaaaaaaaaaaaaaaaatgaaaaaaagaagaaaagaaaaatggatacAACGTTTCAAGAGATTGTATTTTCCTCTGTTGTAGAAGTTGCTATGTTTTTCTACGAATCTACCGAAGCTTTGCTCCTTGGGGGATTGATATAACTGAAtcgatattaaaaatatttttttaacagatCATGTTTAAGGTGTTGGTGCCTTAAAGGAGTGGGAAAACAAGAACATACAAAGTAAAAATGCCCAAAAGAATTGCATTCTgttccttttatatatatatattacatgttttatgtttgttttgaaatggaaaagaaatttgttAGTAAGCTTTTGAAGCATCACGATTGATTTCATTGTAGTGacatcaaattatttatatgtatgcaaaaaataataaataactttgtttatatataacCTTGTACTCCCTCCCATttgtgaaaattaaattaaattgaattttcAGAATGCTTGTATGCTTTTTTGTTTGGTCTGTGAAATTAGGAGAAATCTTATCTAAACTTCAAGAGTGTTTACAAAGAATTATTCTGGTTTATTAATAAAGTTGGGGggaattttattctttaaggATGTTTACATGTACAACAGCCCCCCGTTTTAttcccaaaaaataataaattaaaattccctgaaaacacccaaaaaaaaaaaaaaaaacttgataataaaggattttttaaaagaaactgattaaaaaaaagcaaaagaagcaGCACAGTGAGCTGCCCCTTTCCTCTTCGCAAGAAAAGTAAAGTTCTTTGCGCCTCCCCAACTCAATCTCCACCAGCaccactactactactacttctGCTTCTTCTTCAAAGTTTTGACCTTTACTTCCTGACCTTCTACTTCATCATCTTCACTTCGATGGATCGTCGTCTGCTCCTCTACGGCACCATTCTCACTCTCCTcgccttctcttttctctcaggTAATCACGCAAACTTCCCACTCACCATGTAAGAACcaattgatttatttgaatCTCACAATTCCATTCTAACGCACTCCGTTcggttttcctttttctttttctttctcaattttGGTCCTCACAGAGATACACTCTGCTTCATTCAAGATAGTCAACAAGTGCCGGCGCACGATATGGCCTGGGTTTCTATCCGGCGCCAATACGCCTCAGCTCCCCACCACCGGATTTTCACTCAGGAGTGGAAAATCCAAGACCGTATCCATACCCAAGCATTGGTCTGGTCGGATTTGGGGTCGGACTCTATGCGGCGAGGACTCCACCGGGAAGTTCTCTTGCACGACCGCGGACTGCGGGTCCGGGAAGGTCGAGTGCACCGGGAGTGGCGCTAAGCCACCGGCGACGCTTGCGGAGTTCACGCTGAACGGGGATGGAGGGTTAGACTTCTACGACGTCAGCTTGGTCGATGGGTACAACCTCCCGATGCTCGTTGTGCCCAGGGGAGGTACCGGCGGAGGATGCAGCGCCACCGGGTGCTTGGTGGACCTAAACGGGGCTTGCCCGTCGGCCTTAAGGGTGGCGCGTGAGAACGGGAGGGGTACAGTGGCTTGCAGGAGCGCGTGCGAGACCTTTGCTGATCCGAGATTTTGTTGCAGTGAGGCATACTCTACGCCCGATACGTGCGGGCCGTCTATTTATTCGTTGTTTTTTAAGTACGCTTGCCCACGCGCGTATAGCTACGCGTACGATGACAAAACTAGTACCTACACCTGCGCTTCCGCtgattatatgatcatattttgCCCGTCACCTTATACCAGGTAAAATTACCAATCAACcttattatatcaatttatttttatgaacatCTTATCCAAATCTAGGGTCAGTAGAGTCATTTCGTTAGAAAGCATGATTGCCACTGTAGCAAGCTCCAGAAATTTCGCCAAGTGGAGAATCTTTATTAAGCAGTTTGGAGTGGACCTTATCAACGTGAAGTTGTTTTCCACACTTTGGTCCATGGGACCAAATAATTTGATGGACCTGAAATTCCTAGCTTTTCGGTGGCTTTCATGGAGGTCCTTGATAAATGACACTCTTTAATACCAAataatattatgtttttattatttaattttcctaCTTTCTGATTGGTCCATAATCATTAGACTTTtatctttattattatatttaatggcCATGACTATTGACTTAAGGCTTCGCAGAAAACCATCCTTTTCTTATAATAAAGTATCGATTGGCCACTTATTATAtctcaattaatatatatattttttttttctctttgttgtttATCATCAAGCTTAAGGGCATGATAGCATCTCAcatcatttatttatatatatttcctgC contains:
- the LOC122309952 gene encoding uncharacterized protein At2g29880-like isoform X4; the protein is MPLSQALCASWPVISSRFPGHRSPITVSPSEYRMSAGLDGVTGRAKAEWTPSRDAYLVELLIGQHNCGRTAYNEFKNEVIRSVTRDFNKKFDLNLEENQIKNRYNVMKKDYGVVKTLLGHDGFGWDETRHMVVADDKVWDNYIAVRSEARPFRRKSFPLYKQMTVIFEGERSNGKYQLPSGVPVATEEGNSNTETVRSSEPSNLPTQVVDGTLDSDSIIHVNDMQHKKRKSFAMTALGRKKRACYAYKAGETIENALYEIFSAAKFKAMQRNASNENTLYQKCLEDLQQLEELDDTEFTKAVNVLRDDKNAIAFMTIKGPRRLTWLRSLWQA
- the LOC122309952 gene encoding uncharacterized protein LOC122309952 isoform X1; this translates as MPLSQALCASWPVISSRFPGHRSPITVSPSEYRMSAGLDGVTGRAKAEWTPSRDAYLVELLIGQHNCGRTAYNEFKNEVIRSVTRDFNKKFDLNLEENQIKNRYNVMKKDYGVVKTLLGHDGFGWDETRHMVVADDKVWDNYIAVRSEARPFRRKSFPLYKQMTVIFEGKFPFISPYHVSVLAIVDTSGAGERSNGKYQLPSGVPVATEEGNSNTETVRSSEPSNLPTQVVDGTLDSDSIIHVNDMQHKKRKSFAMTALGRKKRACYAYKAGETIENALYEIFSAAKFKAMQRNASNENTLYQKCLEDLQQLEELDDTEFTKAVNVLRDDKNAIAFMTIKGPRRLTWLRSLWQA
- the LOC122309952 gene encoding uncharacterized protein LOC122309952 isoform X5 — its product is MSAGLDGVTGRAKAEWTPSRDAYLVELLIGQHNCGRTAYNEFKNEVIRSVTRDFNKKFDLNLEENQIKNRYNVMKKDYGVVKTLLGHDGFGWDETRHMVVADDKVWDNYIAVRSEARPFRRKSFPLYKQMTVIFEGKFPFISPYHVSVLAIVDTSGAGERSNGKYQLPSGVPVATEEGNSNTETVRSSEPSNLPTQVVDGTLDSDSIIHVNDMQHKKRKSFAMTALGRKKRACYAYKAGETIENALYEIFSAAKFKAMQRNASNENTLYQKCLEDLQQLEELDDTEFTKAVNVLRDDKNAIAFMTIKGPRRLTWLRSLWQA
- the LOC122309952 gene encoding uncharacterized protein LOC122309952 isoform X2, translating into MPLSQALCASWPVISSRFPGHRSPITVSPKGRMSAGLDGVTGRAKAEWTPSRDAYLVELLIGQHNCGRTAYNEFKNEVIRSVTRDFNKKFDLNLEENQIKNRYNVMKKDYGVVKTLLGHDGFGWDETRHMVVADDKVWDNYIAVRSEARPFRRKSFPLYKQMTVIFEGKFPFISPYHVSVLAIVDTSGAGERSNGKYQLPSGVPVATEEGNSNTETVRSSEPSNLPTQVVDGTLDSDSIIHVNDMQHKKRKSFAMTALGRKKRACYAYKAGETIENALYEIFSAAKFKAMQRNASNENTLYQKCLEDLQQLEELDDTEFTKAVNVLRDDKNAIAFMTIKGPRRLTWLRSLWQA
- the LOC122309952 gene encoding uncharacterized protein LOC122309952 isoform X3 encodes the protein MPLSQALCASWPVISSRFPGHRSPITVSPSRMSAGLDGVTGRAKAEWTPSRDAYLVELLIGQHNCGRTAYNEFKNEVIRSVTRDFNKKFDLNLEENQIKNRYNVMKKDYGVVKTLLGHDGFGWDETRHMVVADDKVWDNYIAVRSEARPFRRKSFPLYKQMTVIFEGKFPFISPYHVSVLAIVDTSGAGERSNGKYQLPSGVPVATEEGNSNTETVRSSEPSNLPTQVVDGTLDSDSIIHVNDMQHKKRKSFAMTALGRKKRACYAYKAGETIENALYEIFSAAKFKAMQRNASNENTLYQKCLEDLQQLEELDDTEFTKAVNVLRDDKNAIAFMTIKGPRRLTWLRSLWQA